The following proteins are co-located in the Flectobacillus major DSM 103 genome:
- a CDS encoding Dabb family protein, producing the protein MENSSRRTFIEKSAQSLATGAVIATLATQTAEAAVSKSLPVFSHHVFFWLKNNKDQKAYDQLLAGLKALGKIEQIKSAHIGKASINDFDKSVTDASYTFSVLLLFASKEDEEKYLVHPLHKKFIDDHKHLWSKVVVYDSIAI; encoded by the coding sequence ATGGAAAACTCATCTCGCAGAACATTTATTGAGAAATCGGCACAAAGCCTAGCTACAGGAGCTGTTATTGCTACGCTTGCCACACAAACAGCCGAAGCTGCTGTATCAAAATCATTACCTGTGTTTTCTCATCATGTTTTCTTTTGGTTGAAAAACAACAAAGACCAAAAGGCTTATGACCAATTATTGGCAGGCTTAAAAGCATTGGGTAAAATTGAGCAAATCAAGAGTGCTCATATTGGCAAAGCATCTATCAACGACTTTGATAAATCCGTTACCGATGCCTCTTATACCTTTTCGGTATTGTTATTGTTTGCTTCAAAAGAAGACGAAGAGAAATATTTGGTGCATCCTCTCCACAAAAAATTCATAGACGACCACAAGCACCTTTGGTCAAAAGTAGTTGTATACGACTCAATAGCTATTTAA
- a CDS encoding alpha/beta fold hydrolase produces MKLLFQKIGDGSKILLAFHGIGQDFSCFAPFAKSFSQTYTCYLFDLPFHGKNQYHPHDWLTLQLWQQSLGQFLTENHIERFSVMGFSMGGRFALATFATCSGQIDDVVLIAPDGIKQSLIYRLATHSSLGRAIFRRVIGRQKQFQQLGRFMQKMGFINKSVLRLAENMLATPRQQQLIYQSWVGFHRLAVKVDTLVDLAEKTTTQFHFFVGKYDSLLPPNNILPLSKQLTRQKTVILEVGHTKIVEKVHQYYLKNGIF; encoded by the coding sequence ATGAAATTGCTTTTTCAAAAAATCGGGGATGGGTCAAAAATCCTGCTCGCCTTTCATGGTATTGGGCAGGATTTTTCTTGTTTTGCTCCTTTTGCCAAAAGTTTTTCACAAACTTATACCTGCTACCTTTTTGATTTGCCTTTTCATGGCAAAAACCAATATCATCCACACGACTGGCTAACACTTCAGCTTTGGCAACAAAGTTTAGGGCAATTTCTGACCGAAAATCATATTGAGCGTTTTTCTGTTATGGGATTTAGTATGGGCGGTCGATTCGCCTTGGCTACATTTGCTACATGCTCAGGTCAAATAGATGACGTAGTATTGATTGCTCCAGATGGTATCAAACAAAGCCTTATTTACAGATTGGCTACCCACTCAAGCTTGGGGCGAGCTATCTTTAGGCGTGTGATTGGTCGCCAAAAGCAATTCCAGCAGCTAGGTCGATTTATGCAAAAAATGGGTTTTATCAATAAAAGTGTACTTCGTTTGGCCGAAAATATGCTTGCTACTCCTCGTCAGCAACAATTGATTTATCAATCTTGGGTAGGCTTTCATCGGCTTGCGGTAAAAGTAGATACTTTAGTAGATTTGGCAGAGAAAACAACAACCCAATTTCATTTCTTTGTAGGAAAATATGACAGCTTATTGCCTCCCAACAATATTTTACCACTTAGCAAACAACTTACTCGGCAAAAAACGGTAATATTAGAAGTTGGACACACCAAGATTGTAGAGAAAGTGCATCAATATTACTTGAAAAACGGTATTTTTTGA
- a CDS encoding RluA family pseudouridine synthase, which yields MKDFHVVYEDNHIIIVSKRAGILVQGDSTGDRTLTDAVKEYIKVKYQKPGDVFLHPVHRLDRPVSGLVVFARTSKGLERMMELFRKRDIQKTYWAIVRKKPANEKGKLTHWLVKDEQKNVVTAYDEEVKGSQKAELYYKVLGCINKHYLIEVEPISGRPHQIRVQLASMGCPIRGDIKYGYDRPNFDGSINLHARRLYFVHPVKQEPIICKAAVPAIAFWEEFLELEPEDIKQKNLGFLHE from the coding sequence ATGAAAGATTTCCATGTAGTTTACGAGGACAATCACATTATCATCGTAAGTAAAAGAGCAGGTATCTTGGTTCAGGGTGATTCAACTGGCGACCGAACCTTGACCGATGCTGTCAAAGAATATATCAAAGTAAAATATCAAAAGCCTGGCGATGTTTTTTTACATCCTGTACATAGGCTTGATAGGCCCGTTAGTGGTCTAGTTGTTTTTGCCAGAACCTCGAAGGGGCTGGAGCGAATGATGGAGCTATTTCGTAAAAGAGATATTCAGAAGACTTACTGGGCTATTGTCAGAAAAAAACCAGCCAATGAGAAAGGAAAGCTTACTCATTGGCTGGTAAAAGACGAACAAAAAAATGTAGTTACAGCTTATGACGAAGAAGTTAAAGGTTCGCAAAAAGCTGAATTATACTATAAAGTACTCGGTTGTATCAACAAACACTATCTAATAGAAGTTGAGCCTATTTCGGGCAGGCCTCATCAAATCAGGGTACAACTCGCTAGTATGGGCTGTCCTATCAGAGGCGATATTAAGTACGGTTATGACAGACCCAATTTCGATGGTAGCATCAACTTGCACGCCCGTCGATTATATTTTGTCCATCCCGTAAAGCAAGAACCAATCATTTGTAAAGCTGCTGTTCCAGCAATTGCGTTCTGGGAAGAATTTTTGGAATTAGAGCCAGAAGATATCAAGCAAAAAAATCTTGGTTTTCTTCATGAATAA
- the panB gene encoding 3-methyl-2-oxobutanoate hydroxymethyltransferase, with amino-acid sequence MSVHSEIKRITTHILQEMKNRGEKISCLTAYDYSMARIVDSAGIDLILVGDSASNVMAGHETTLPITLDQMIYHASSVVKGVKRALVVVDIPFGSYQGNSSEALRSAIRIMKESGAHAVKMEGGAEIKESITRVLSAGIPVMGHLGLTPQSIYKFGTYSVRAKEEEEANKLIDDALMLQECGAFSVVLEKIPASLTKLVSEKLTIPTIGIGAGAEADGQILVVHDMLGINKEFKPRFLRRYADLDTIMHQAISQYVEDVKAVDFPSDKESY; translated from the coding sequence ATGTCTGTACATAGCGAAATCAAAAGAATTACAACGCATATTCTTCAAGAAATGAAGAATAGAGGCGAAAAAATATCATGCCTTACTGCCTATGACTACTCAATGGCCAGAATTGTTGACTCAGCGGGTATCGACCTCATATTGGTAGGCGATTCGGCTTCTAATGTAATGGCAGGCCACGAAACTACCCTTCCTATTACTTTAGACCAAATGATTTATCATGCCTCTTCGGTGGTAAAAGGTGTAAAGCGAGCTCTTGTGGTAGTTGATATTCCTTTTGGTTCTTATCAGGGAAATTCATCGGAGGCTCTTCGTTCGGCCATTCGTATCATGAAAGAATCGGGGGCTCATGCTGTCAAAATGGAGGGCGGTGCCGAAATCAAAGAATCTATTACTCGTGTACTTAGTGCTGGAATTCCTGTAATGGGACACCTTGGCCTAACTCCACAGTCTATTTATAAATTTGGTACTTATTCGGTTCGGGCCAAAGAAGAAGAAGAAGCTAATAAACTTATCGACGACGCTCTGATGCTTCAAGAATGCGGAGCATTTAGTGTAGTTCTTGAGAAAATCCCTGCTAGTTTAACCAAATTAGTTTCCGAAAAACTTACAATTCCTACTATTGGGATTGGTGCTGGTGCTGAAGCCGATGGGCAAATTCTGGTAGTACACGACATGTTGGGTATTAACAAAGAATTTAAGCCTCGTTTCTTGCGTCGTTATGCCGACCTCGATACTATTATGCACCAAGCTATTTCACAGTATGTCGAGGATGTCAAAGCGGTTGATTTTCCTAGCGACAAAGAAAGTTATTAA
- a CDS encoding NADPH-dependent FMN reductase, whose product MNISIISTSPRKKSNSLRFSKYLQSLVKDAGIASVELVDFETYDVPFFGQGYLNKNHLSTFQSTLIASWEKADLIFIVMPEYNWFPDAEFINLLNQLGGKDFAHLFGEKTFALAGVSSGRGGKLPAIEMTTMLGKLINFLNQYSVISPRIYESHETAINVDENGNATGNEVYNTTVKAFVEYSIEVAKRWKKN is encoded by the coding sequence ATGAATATTTCAATCATTTCGACCTCTCCAAGAAAAAAAAGTAATTCACTACGTTTTTCTAAATACCTACAATCGCTGGTAAAAGACGCTGGTATAGCCTCTGTTGAGTTAGTAGATTTTGAAACCTACGATGTCCCTTTTTTTGGACAAGGGTATCTCAACAAGAATCATTTGAGTACTTTCCAAAGTACCCTCATTGCATCATGGGAAAAGGCCGATTTGATATTCATTGTAATGCCTGAATACAACTGGTTTCCAGATGCTGAATTTATTAATTTATTAAATCAACTTGGTGGTAAAGATTTTGCTCATTTATTTGGTGAAAAAACCTTTGCCTTGGCGGGTGTGTCGAGTGGGCGAGGTGGTAAATTGCCTGCAATTGAAATGACAACGATGCTTGGTAAGCTTATTAATTTCTTGAATCAATACTCGGTTATTTCGCCAAGAATTTATGAATCGCACGAAACGGCTATTAATGTAGATGAAAATGGAAATGCCACTGGCAACGAAGTGTATAATACAACTGTAAAAGCTTTTGTAGAGTATTCGATTGAAGTGGCTAAACGCTGGAAAAAAAATTAA
- a CDS encoding type III polyketide synthase, with protein MSYITAIGTAVPENCFSQMKIAEFMAKALELDETEKRKLWALYRTTQIAQRYSVLADYGKDSVAEYEFYPQSTNLEPFPTVSQRMEAYRAYALPLCLKAVENLNLTGITHLITVSCTGMYAPGLDIDLIEQLSLDTTIHRTAINFMGCYGAFNGLKVANDICLAHPTAKVLLVTVELCTLHFQKKKDIDFLLSNALFADGAAAVIIENTTSKSPKAFRMASFFCDLYQDGKSDMAWTIADFGFEMTLTSYIPKLVKKGIKSLVERLLNQSNHALNEIDYFAVHPGGKAILEAIETALDITVFDNRYAYKILQEYGNMSSCTVLFVLDAIMKDIKATDTHKKILSCAFGPGLTLESMLLEIEA; from the coding sequence ATGAGTTATATCACCGCCATTGGTACGGCAGTTCCTGAAAATTGTTTTTCACAGATGAAAATTGCCGAATTTATGGCAAAAGCATTGGAATTGGACGAAACCGAAAAAAGAAAATTATGGGCTTTGTATCGCACCACCCAGATAGCCCAACGATATTCTGTTTTGGCAGATTATGGCAAGGATTCTGTAGCAGAGTATGAGTTTTACCCGCAAAGTACCAACCTCGAACCTTTTCCAACAGTGTCTCAGCGAATGGAAGCCTATCGAGCATACGCACTTCCCCTTTGTCTGAAAGCCGTTGAAAATTTGAATTTGACAGGTATTACTCACCTAATAACAGTAAGTTGTACGGGAATGTATGCCCCAGGGTTGGACATCGACCTTATCGAGCAGCTAAGTTTAGACACAACTATTCATCGTACTGCCATCAACTTTATGGGGTGTTATGGTGCTTTTAATGGACTCAAAGTAGCCAATGATATATGTTTGGCTCATCCAACGGCCAAAGTCCTATTAGTTACAGTAGAGTTATGTACACTTCATTTCCAGAAAAAGAAAGATATTGATTTCCTATTGTCGAATGCCCTTTTTGCAGATGGAGCTGCCGCTGTGATAATAGAGAATACAACTTCCAAAAGCCCCAAGGCTTTTAGAATGGCCTCTTTTTTTTGTGACTTATACCAAGACGGTAAATCGGATATGGCATGGACTATCGCCGACTTTGGTTTTGAAATGACCCTAACGTCGTATATACCCAAATTGGTTAAAAAGGGAATAAAATCATTAGTAGAGCGTTTACTAAATCAGAGCAACCACGCATTGAATGAAATAGATTACTTTGCTGTGCATCCCGGAGGAAAAGCTATACTCGAAGCCATAGAAACAGCCCTAGATATTACTGTTTTCGATAACAGATATGCCTATAAAATTCTTCAAGAATATGGCAATATGTCGTCGTGTACGGTTTTATTTGTATTAGATGCCATTATGAAAGACATAAAAGCCACAGACACCCATAAAAAAATACTAAGCTGTGCATTCGGACCTGGCCTTACCTTAGAATCGATGTTGTTGGAAATCGAAGCTTAA
- a CDS encoding ethanolamine ammonia-lyase subunit EutB yields the protein MYRQSIKSKTYTFADLKTLLAKATPKRSGDELAGVAAKSAEERVAAQMILADLPLKVFLNEALVPYEKDEVTRLIIDTHDSEAFSSISHLTVGDFRNYLLNESTHSGTLQTIQKGITPEMAAAVSKIMRIQDLITVSAKCEVVTQFRNTIGLKGRFSTRLQPNHPTDDFRGIAASMIDGLFYGNGDAVIGINPATDNVPTVINLLTMLDTVRQRFDIPMQSCILSHITTTIKAIERNAPVDLVFQSIGGTEATNSSFGINLGILQEGYEAGLSLNRGTVGNNLMYFETGQGSALSANAHHGLDQQTCEVRAYSVARHFNPLLVNTVVGFIGPEYLFDGKQIIRAGLEDHFCGKLLGLPMGVDVCYTNHAEADQDDMDTLLTLLATAGCNFIMGIPGADDVMLHYQSTSFHDALYIRHLLGLRPAPEFEEWLLRMNILDTKFQLKPIQNEHLLLQPIL from the coding sequence ATGTACCGTCAAAGCATTAAAAGCAAAACTTATACTTTTGCCGACCTTAAAACACTACTTGCCAAGGCTACTCCCAAGCGTTCGGGCGATGAACTGGCTGGTGTAGCAGCAAAAAGTGCCGAAGAGCGGGTAGCAGCTCAAATGATTTTGGCCGATTTGCCCCTAAAGGTCTTCCTTAATGAAGCCCTAGTGCCTTACGAAAAAGACGAAGTAACAAGGCTAATTATAGATACGCACGACAGCGAAGCCTTTAGCTCTATTAGTCATTTAACGGTAGGTGATTTTAGAAATTATTTACTCAACGAAAGTACTCATTCGGGTACGTTACAAACCATACAGAAAGGTATTACCCCCGAAATGGCAGCGGCAGTCTCAAAAATTATGCGTATTCAGGATTTGATTACGGTGTCGGCCAAGTGCGAGGTAGTTACCCAGTTTCGGAATACCATTGGACTAAAAGGGCGTTTTTCGACCCGCCTACAACCCAATCATCCTACCGACGACTTTAGGGGAATCGCCGCCAGTATGATAGATGGCCTTTTTTATGGCAATGGCGATGCTGTTATCGGTATCAATCCGGCTACCGACAACGTCCCGACGGTTATTAATCTATTAACCATGTTAGACACCGTACGCCAAAGATTTGATATTCCTATGCAAAGCTGTATTTTGAGCCATATTACCACTACCATCAAGGCCATAGAACGCAATGCTCCTGTAGACCTAGTATTTCAGTCTATTGGTGGCACAGAAGCTACAAACTCATCCTTTGGCATCAATCTTGGCATATTGCAAGAAGGCTATGAAGCGGGGTTATCGCTCAATCGTGGTACAGTTGGCAACAACCTAATGTATTTTGAAACAGGGCAAGGCTCGGCACTTTCGGCCAATGCTCATCATGGCCTAGATCAGCAAACCTGCGAAGTTCGTGCATATTCGGTAGCAAGACACTTTAACCCTTTGCTAGTAAATACCGTTGTTGGGTTTATTGGGCCAGAGTATCTGTTTGATGGAAAACAGATTATCCGTGCTGGACTAGAAGACCATTTTTGTGGCAAACTATTAGGTTTGCCAATGGGAGTTGATGTATGTTATACCAACCATGCCGAAGCCGACCAAGACGATATGGATACCCTACTGACACTCTTGGCAACAGCAGGATGCAATTTTATCATGGGTATTCCTGGTGCCGACGATGTAATGTTGCATTACCAAAGTACCTCTTTTCATGATGCTCTCTATATACGGCATTTATTAGGGCTTCGGCCAGCTCCTGAGTTTGAAGAATGGCTATTACGTATGAATATTTTAGATACAAAATTTCAACTAAAACCCATTCAAAATGAACACCTACTATTACAACCAATCTTGTAA
- a CDS encoding molybdopterin-dependent oxidoreductase encodes MAGEQNSEKLDKIIEARMKLKARFEDKIQATPSVADANPMGKGPINRHGMPQVPVGQTITKKWPVLDLGYHPQIPLDKWRLVIDGEVENPVVLKWEDFLALPQTEDVSDFHCVTTWSKLDMTWKGVRLLDLAALVQPKETATHIMCYGYDTYTTNVSLEEALKPDVMLVHTVDGEALPLEHGGPLRMITPQLYAWKGSKWIKRIAFLPENKLGFWEERGYSNTAYPWRNDRYS; translated from the coding sequence ATGGCAGGTGAACAAAACTCCGAAAAGTTAGATAAAATCATTGAAGCGAGAATGAAATTGAAGGCTCGTTTTGAAGACAAAATACAGGCCACACCTTCCGTTGCCGATGCAAATCCGATGGGAAAAGGCCCTATTAATCGACACGGGATGCCGCAAGTACCTGTTGGGCAAACAATAACAAAAAAATGGCCTGTTTTAGACTTGGGCTATCATCCACAAATTCCCTTAGATAAATGGCGTTTGGTGATTGATGGCGAGGTAGAAAACCCTGTTGTATTAAAATGGGAAGACTTTTTGGCATTGCCCCAAACCGAAGACGTATCTGATTTTCACTGTGTAACAACATGGTCAAAACTCGATATGACCTGGAAAGGCGTAAGGCTACTCGACTTGGCAGCGTTGGTTCAGCCCAAAGAAACTGCTACCCATATTATGTGCTATGGATATGACACCTATACCACCAATGTGTCGTTGGAAGAAGCCCTAAAGCCCGATGTAATGTTGGTACATACCGTTGATGGCGAAGCATTGCCCCTTGAACATGGAGGCCCATTAAGAATGATTACGCCACAATTATATGCCTGGAAAGGCTCAAAATGGATTAAAAGAATTGCTTTTTTGCCCGAAAATAAATTGGGATTTTGGGAGGAAAGAGGATATTCAAATACGGCCTATCCTTGGCGGAATGATAGATATAGCTAG
- a CDS encoding DUF6970 domain-containing protein: MKMVKNVWTVVAIAMIACCIGCSKGGSIDEVVSTTTEKVPACIEAKIKEIQALPVGNPPISIYAYSYQGKKVYVVSATCCDQYNVAYDTNCNVICAPSGGITGNGDGKCIDFFKNATDPILVWKDSRK; this comes from the coding sequence ATGAAAATGGTTAAAAATGTATGGACTGTTGTAGCTATAGCTATGATAGCGTGTTGTATTGGCTGTTCAAAAGGCGGTTCAATTGATGAGGTTGTATCAACTACAACAGAGAAAGTACCTGCTTGTATAGAGGCAAAAATCAAAGAAATTCAGGCTTTGCCAGTAGGTAATCCACCTATTAGCATTTATGCCTATTCCTATCAAGGCAAAAAGGTATACGTTGTTTCGGCAACCTGCTGCGACCAGTACAATGTAGCTTATGATACCAATTGCAATGTTATTTGTGCCCCAAGCGGTGGCATTACAGGAAATGGAGATGGAAAATGTATAGACTTCTTTAAAAATGCAACCGATCCAATATTGGTTTGGAAAGATTCACGAAAGTAA
- a CDS encoding MFS transporter — translation MSNSSTQSNQSALYTLVTVWFFWSFVAASNGILIPLFKDKFELQQWQAQLVDFAFYAAYFVGSILYFVVSGIIKGDVLNKIGYKNGIIYGLIISAVGTILFYPAAEMKSFPILLSALFIVGLGFSLQQTATQPFMIALGDPATGSQRINLGGAVNNLGGTIGPALISYAIFGSISADAAKNASIDSVKAPYLILGVVFALFAVFFKMSKLPRITNDEDVEIGTGALKYPQLVLGMTAIFVYVGVEVTVGSNLGEYLKVTENLESSQISKYVSLFWGSMMVGRWTASIGNFSFSDTTRNILKVVVPFVAFAIVLGVNALGGNQVSDLLPYAFCVLIMIGAFFASQEKPVKTLLIYTACGAITSLLGVIFTGKIALFLLISGGLFCSVLWPSIFSLATAGLGKYTNQGAAFLIMMILGGAVIPVVQGVIADKVGIQLSYLLAVACFAYLFFFGVRVQAVLRKQNIDFDKEVVKGGGKGH, via the coding sequence ATGTCAAATTCTTCAACCCAAAGTAATCAGTCTGCTCTTTACACCCTGGTAACAGTGTGGTTTTTTTGGAGTTTCGTGGCCGCATCAAATGGTATATTAATTCCTTTGTTTAAAGACAAATTTGAACTTCAACAGTGGCAAGCACAATTAGTAGATTTTGCTTTTTATGCAGCTTATTTTGTAGGATCAATTCTTTATTTTGTTGTTTCTGGAATTATCAAAGGCGACGTTCTGAACAAAATTGGATACAAAAATGGTATTATTTACGGCTTAATAATATCGGCTGTGGGTACAATTTTATTTTATCCTGCTGCCGAAATGAAATCTTTTCCGATTCTTCTTTCAGCATTATTTATTGTAGGCCTTGGTTTTTCTTTGCAACAAACTGCTACTCAGCCATTCATGATTGCCTTGGGCGACCCCGCTACTGGTTCGCAACGCATTAACTTGGGTGGGGCTGTCAACAACCTTGGTGGTACAATTGGCCCGGCCTTGATTAGCTATGCAATTTTTGGTTCAATTTCTGCCGATGCTGCCAAAAACGCTTCTATCGATTCAGTAAAAGCACCGTATTTGATTCTTGGAGTTGTATTTGCCTTATTTGCGGTATTTTTCAAAATGTCGAAATTGCCACGAATCACCAATGATGAAGATGTAGAAATTGGAACAGGAGCATTGAAATACCCTCAATTGGTATTGGGTATGACAGCCATTTTTGTGTACGTAGGTGTTGAAGTAACAGTAGGTAGTAATTTGGGCGAATACCTAAAAGTAACCGAAAACCTAGAATCTTCTCAGATTTCTAAATACGTTTCTTTGTTTTGGGGAAGTATGATGGTGGGGCGTTGGACAGCCTCAATTGGAAACTTTAGCTTTAGCGATACCACTCGTAATATCCTCAAAGTAGTAGTGCCTTTTGTAGCATTTGCCATTGTGTTGGGTGTAAATGCACTAGGAGGCAACCAAGTGTCAGATTTACTTCCGTATGCTTTTTGTGTGTTGATTATGATTGGGGCATTTTTTGCAAGCCAAGAAAAACCCGTAAAAACTTTATTGATTTATACGGCATGCGGTGCCATAACGTCGTTGTTAGGTGTAATTTTTACAGGAAAAATCGCCTTATTCTTATTGATTAGTGGTGGTTTGTTTTGTTCGGTATTATGGCCTTCAATATTCTCATTGGCTACGGCTGGTTTAGGAAAATATACCAATCAAGGGGCTGCATTTTTGATTATGATGATTTTGGGCGGAGCTGTTATTCCTGTAGTACAAGGCGTAATTGCTGATAAAGTAGGTATTCAGTTATCTTACTTATTGGCGGTAGCATGTTTTGCCTATTTGTTCTTCTTTGGAGTTCGTGTTCAGGCAGTTCTCAGAAAACAAAATATTGACTTTGATAAAGAAGTTGTAAAAGGTGGTGGTAAGGGGCACTAA
- a CDS encoding YitT family protein, with protein sequence MKQLIFKALDIKEINLAQSAKNISLIIVGIISAGIGLKGFLLPNHFLDGGVMGISLLISITSNLPLPYLIVIVNAPFIFLGYHQVSKFFAIKTLLGIIGLAICIAFIEIPLITSDKLLIAVFGGFFLGAGIGLSIRGGGVLDGTEVLALYISRKTVFTVGDVIIIINIIIFSIAAFLISIETALYAMLTYLSASKTIDFIIHGIEEYTGVTIISEKSEEIRVMIIEKLGRGVTIFKGKRGFGKRGKKDEDLDVIYTVLTRLELQKLNNEIENIDATAFVVQQSINDVKGGMIKKLPLH encoded by the coding sequence ATGAAACAACTCATATTCAAAGCTCTCGACATTAAGGAAATCAATTTGGCACAAAGTGCTAAGAACATCTCGCTCATCATCGTCGGAATCATCTCGGCGGGTATTGGGCTAAAAGGTTTTTTATTACCGAATCATTTTCTTGATGGGGGTGTAATGGGGATTTCGCTACTTATTAGTATCACCAGCAATTTACCTCTACCTTATCTTATCGTTATTGTAAATGCCCCTTTTATCTTTTTGGGCTATCACCAAGTTTCTAAATTTTTTGCCATAAAAACCCTTCTTGGTATTATTGGTTTGGCTATTTGTATTGCCTTTATCGAAATACCTCTGATTACTTCCGACAAACTGCTTATTGCTGTTTTTGGTGGTTTTTTTCTTGGCGCAGGTATTGGACTTTCTATCCGAGGTGGTGGCGTACTCGATGGTACAGAAGTACTGGCACTTTATATTAGCCGTAAAACTGTTTTTACTGTAGGTGATGTCATTATTATTATCAACATTATTATATTCTCGATAGCAGCATTTTTGATTAGTATCGAAACAGCTCTTTATGCTATGCTAACTTACTTGTCAGCTTCCAAAACCATCGACTTTATTATTCATGGTATTGAGGAATATACAGGTGTAACCATTATTTCTGAAAAAAGTGAAGAAATACGCGTTATGATTATCGAAAAACTGGGGCGTGGTGTAACCATCTTCAAAGGCAAAAGAGGCTTTGGCAAAAGAGGGAAAAAAGATGAAGATTTGGACGTAATATATACCGTTCTTACTCGTCTCGAATTACAAAAACTCAACAATGAAATTGAAAATATAGATGCTACAGCCTTCGTTGTTCAACAAAGTATCAATGACGTAAAAGGCGGTATGATTAAAAAGTTGCCATTACATTAA
- a CDS encoding phosphatidylserine decarboxylase family protein: MTIHKEGTGTILATAIFLAVLNGAIIYFFPDNELVRKIAVIFSVLFSLIILQFFRVPKRVTVQNPKQIIAPADGKVVVIEEVEEPEYFKGRRRQVSIFMSPVNVHINFNPLSGIVSFFKYHPGKFLVAWHPKASTENERTTIVVKHENGTEVMFRQIAGALARRICWYVKEGQAVEQGSEFGFIKFGSRVDIFLPLDAKILVNLEDKPIGGETVIAELA; this comes from the coding sequence ATGACAATCCACAAAGAAGGTACAGGTACAATTTTAGCAACAGCGATTTTTTTGGCAGTTTTGAATGGAGCAATTATCTATTTTTTCCCCGACAATGAACTTGTTCGTAAAATTGCTGTTATTTTTAGTGTTTTGTTCTCGCTGATAATCCTACAGTTTTTTAGAGTGCCTAAAAGGGTTACTGTCCAAAATCCTAAACAAATTATTGCCCCAGCCGACGGCAAGGTGGTTGTAATTGAAGAAGTAGAAGAGCCTGAATATTTCAAAGGTCGTCGTCGTCAGGTTTCTATTTTTATGTCGCCTGTCAATGTTCATATTAATTTTAATCCATTGTCAGGTATTGTATCTTTTTTTAAGTACCATCCAGGCAAATTTTTGGTAGCATGGCATCCAAAAGCTAGTACCGAAAATGAGCGTACCACAATCGTAGTAAAGCATGAAAACGGTACAGAAGTAATGTTTCGCCAGATTGCAGGAGCTTTGGCTCGTCGTATTTGTTGGTATGTAAAAGAAGGCCAAGCAGTAGAACAAGGTTCAGAATTTGGTTTTATCAAGTTTGGTTCAAGAGTAGATATATTCTTGCCTTTAGATGCCAAAATTTTGGTTAATTTAGAAGATAAACCAATAGGAGGAGAAACCGTAATTGCAGAGTTGGCATAA